A window of the Pangasianodon hypophthalmus isolate fPanHyp1 chromosome 12, fPanHyp1.pri, whole genome shotgun sequence genome harbors these coding sequences:
- the LOC113527391 gene encoding FERM domain-containing protein 6 isoform X2 produces MPNSAHQIRSLCVVVLPNKMQLNIAVGLKCRGQEIISQLSQLLGITDLQLFGLCLEKDNDHLFLDLEKKLTTYFPKIRKQTTLPDRLVLYLRVQYYIRNGRQIVDKKVCSLYCADLKNRVLSSQCYGQEGVYFQLAAYALQADLGDWKEGVEPYFTPQDYFPPWILKRRGCDYVVQHTPDLHRELRGMSAHDASLLFIEEACSLNDVPLTFYSMSKGKKEKRASMLLGLALTGLHIYDIETTSGEHQLLYEFAWSSIDCLKFQGRRFEIRADALAGENLVMYTQSVMHSQHLLKHISTSHRMHLNTKHSIKHLQRGERRQQREVYIRDSTDPDSEDSEDELPPMKSYLDKARQHHADTMATISVANARDTAWGISRKGQRKTDFTMEMKQVLRWRACSLSLDQCRESVENLYVSHSVNSPEEHVDI; encoded by the exons ATGCCGAATTCAGCCCATCAGATCAGATCTTTGTGTGTGGTGGTTTTACCCAACAAGATGCAACTCAACATTGCTGTTGGG TTAAAGTGTAGGGGACAAGAGATAATCAGCCAACTCTCTCAACTACTCGGTATTACAGATCTGCAACTTTTCGGCCTGTGTTTGGAAAAGG ATAATGACCACCTATTCCTCGACCTGGAGAAGAAACTAACCACATACTTCCCTAAAATACGCAAGCAGACAACACTGCCG GACAGGCTGGTTCTTTATCTAAGAGTTCAGTACTACATAAGAAATGGTCGGCAAATTGT AGACAAGAAGGTCTGCAGTCTGTACTGTGCTGACCTGAAAAACAGAGTTTTGAGCTCTCAGTGTTATGGGCAGGAAGGTGTGTACTTCCAGCTGGCTGCATACGCCTTACAGGCAGACTTGGGCGACTGGAAAGAGGGAGTGGAACCTTACTTCACTCCCCAGGACTATTTTCCTCCTTGG ATTTTGAAAAGGCGTGGATGTGACTATGTAGTGCAGCACACTCCAGACCTGCACAGAGAGCTGAGGGGAATGTCTGCACATGATGCTTCTCTACTCTTCATCGAGGAGGCCTGTAGCCTGAACGATGTGCCTCTCACATTTTACAGCATGAGCAAG ggtaaaaaggaaaagagagcgAGTATGCTGCTGGGTCTGGCTTTGACAGGACTGCACATATATGACATAGAG ACAACCAGTGGAGAACATCAGCTTTTGTATGAATTTGCCTGGTCAAGCATAGATTGTCTTAAATTTCag GGCCGAAGGTTTGAGATTAGGGCAGATGCTCTGGCTGGGGAAAATCTGGTGATGTACACGCAGTCAGTGATGCACTCCCAACACCTGCTGAAGCACATAAGCACCAGTCATCGCATGCACctaaacacaaaacactcaaTCAAACATCTGCAACGAGGAG AGAGAAGACAGCAAAGGGAGGTGTATATCAGGGACAGTACTGATCCAGACTCAGAGGATAGTGAGGATGAGCTTCCACCCATGAAGTCTTACCTGGACAAGGCCCGGCAACACCATGCTGACACCATGGCGACTATCTCAGTAGCAAATGCCAGAGATACAGCTTGGGGAATTTCTAGAAAAGGACAAAGGAAAACAG ATTTTACAATGGAGATGAAACAG GTTTTAAGGTGGAGAGCTTGCAGCCTTTCTTTGGACCAGTGCAGGGAGAGTGTAGAGAACCTTTATGTCTCACACTCTGTCAACTCTCCTGAGGAACATGTTGACATATAA
- the LOC113527391 gene encoding FERM domain-containing protein 6 isoform X1 gives MPNSAHQIRSLCVVVLPNKMQLNIAVGLKCRGQEIISQLSQLLGITDLQLFGLCLEKDNDHLFLDLEKKLTTYFPKIRKQTTLPDRLVLYLRVQYYIRNGRQIVDKKVCSLYCADLKNRVLSSQCYGQEGVYFQLAAYALQADLGDWKEGVEPYFTPQDYFPPWILKRRGCDYVVQHTPDLHRELRGMSAHDASLLFIEEACSLNDVPLTFYSMSKGKKEKRASMLLGLALTGLHIYDIETTSGEHQLLYEFAWSSIDCLKFQGRRFEIRADALAGENLVMYTQSVMHSQHLLKHISTSHRMHLNTKHSIKHLQRGERRQQREVYIRDSTDPDSEDSEDELPPMKSYLDKARQHHADTMATISVANARDTAWGISRKGQRKTDLGDLDEIELCVDEPEEMFVDDPEEIIRLMELLEGVSVDGPPLVTVSQWIDFTMEMKQVLRWRACSLSLDQCRESVENLYVSHSVNSPEEHVDI, from the exons ATGCCGAATTCAGCCCATCAGATCAGATCTTTGTGTGTGGTGGTTTTACCCAACAAGATGCAACTCAACATTGCTGTTGGG TTAAAGTGTAGGGGACAAGAGATAATCAGCCAACTCTCTCAACTACTCGGTATTACAGATCTGCAACTTTTCGGCCTGTGTTTGGAAAAGG ATAATGACCACCTATTCCTCGACCTGGAGAAGAAACTAACCACATACTTCCCTAAAATACGCAAGCAGACAACACTGCCG GACAGGCTGGTTCTTTATCTAAGAGTTCAGTACTACATAAGAAATGGTCGGCAAATTGT AGACAAGAAGGTCTGCAGTCTGTACTGTGCTGACCTGAAAAACAGAGTTTTGAGCTCTCAGTGTTATGGGCAGGAAGGTGTGTACTTCCAGCTGGCTGCATACGCCTTACAGGCAGACTTGGGCGACTGGAAAGAGGGAGTGGAACCTTACTTCACTCCCCAGGACTATTTTCCTCCTTGG ATTTTGAAAAGGCGTGGATGTGACTATGTAGTGCAGCACACTCCAGACCTGCACAGAGAGCTGAGGGGAATGTCTGCACATGATGCTTCTCTACTCTTCATCGAGGAGGCCTGTAGCCTGAACGATGTGCCTCTCACATTTTACAGCATGAGCAAG ggtaaaaaggaaaagagagcgAGTATGCTGCTGGGTCTGGCTTTGACAGGACTGCACATATATGACATAGAG ACAACCAGTGGAGAACATCAGCTTTTGTATGAATTTGCCTGGTCAAGCATAGATTGTCTTAAATTTCag GGCCGAAGGTTTGAGATTAGGGCAGATGCTCTGGCTGGGGAAAATCTGGTGATGTACACGCAGTCAGTGATGCACTCCCAACACCTGCTGAAGCACATAAGCACCAGTCATCGCATGCACctaaacacaaaacactcaaTCAAACATCTGCAACGAGGAG AGAGAAGACAGCAAAGGGAGGTGTATATCAGGGACAGTACTGATCCAGACTCAGAGGATAGTGAGGATGAGCTTCCACCCATGAAGTCTTACCTGGACAAGGCCCGGCAACACCATGCTGACACCATGGCGACTATCTCAGTAGCAAATGCCAGAGATACAGCTTGGGGAATTTCTAGAAAAGGACAAAGGAAAACAG ACTTAGGTGACTTAGATGAGATTGAGCTGTGTGTTGATGAGCCAGAGGAGATGTTTGTTGATGACCCTGAAGAGATCATACGATTGATGGAACTCCTTGAGGGTGTGTCTGTAGATGGGCCTCCATTAGTGACTGTGTCTCAATGGATAG ATTTTACAATGGAGATGAAACAG GTTTTAAGGTGGAGAGCTTGCAGCCTTTCTTTGGACCAGTGCAGGGAGAGTGTAGAGAACCTTTATGTCTCACACTCTGTCAACTCTCCTGAGGAACATGTTGACATATAA
- the gpam gene encoding glycerol-3-phosphate acyltransferase 1, mitochondrial isoform X1 has product MDINMVLGGQDSVLLASSPDQAVSRLKHPCEEQDRSCSPSVLHYVTSTWKDGLLNRKRPFVGRCCHSCTPQSQGRLFNSSIPSLGLRNVIYINETHTRHRGWLARRLSYVLFVLERDVHKDMFARNVVDNVLNSARVQSAIKEVAAETKTDQKAVSKVRQKARGFLQEMVANISPSLIRLTGWTLLKLFNGFFWSIQIHKGQLEMVKKAASEYNAPLVFLPVHKSHIDYLLITFILFCHNIKAPHIAAGNNLNIPIFSTLIRKLGGFFIRRKLDETPDGKKDVLYRALLCAYTEELLQQQQFLEVYLEGTRSRSGKPSPARAGILSIVVDTLCAGAIPDVLIVPVGISYDRIIEGNYNSEQLGKPKKNESLWGVACGVWRMLRKNYGCVRVDFTQPFSLKEYLDTQRSRNLPAPLTLEQILIPTIIAARPDEAVFNREEEEHPDSRELSDEPWRRQVISNLAKHILFTANKSSAIMSTHIVACLLLYRHRQGVLLSKLVEDFFNMKEEILSRDFDLGFSGNSEDVVMHALNLLGNCVNVTSTNRNTEFIIAPRNTVPALFELNFYSNGLFHVFIADAIIACSALAMLREQVTEGEFGTSSTLLSQERLICRAAGLSHFLSNEVIVALPCQTVYQVFHDAVTRLIQYGVLIVADVDQEELSPSEEPWPKKFPEPLSWRSDEEDEDSDFGEEQRDRYLKVSPSSEHQEYFTFMQRVLSPVLEAYTGAAIFVHSLLSPMTEREYTQKLFKYLLTRTEKGVAAYGESATHYLVKNTVKTFKELAVLKERCENGVCRLELSTTFQTQANRNKLLQYILGFSLL; this is encoded by the exons GATCGAAGCTGCAGCCCTTCTGTCCTGCACTATGTGACCAGCACATGGAAGGACGGCCTTCTGAACCGGAAACGGCCatttgtaggaagatgctgtcaCTCTTGCACACCCCAGAGTCAG gGGAGACTTTTTAACTCCAGCATCCCATCATTAGGACTTCGCAATGTAATTTACAtcaatgaaacacacacaag ACACCGAGGCTGGCTGGCCCGGAGACTCAGCTATGTGCTCTTTGTCCTGGAGAGAGATGTCCACAAAGACATGTTCGCCCGCAATGTGGTGGACAATGTCCTCAACAGCGCCAG GGTGCAGAGCGCAATAAAGGAGGTGGCAGCAGAGACAAAAACAGACCAGAAGGCCGTGAGTAAAGTGAGGCAGAAGGCCAGAGGCTTTCTGCAAGAAATGGTGGCCAACATCTCACCTAGCCTCATCAG GTTGACAGGATGGACGTTGTTGAAGCTGTTTAATGGCTTCTTCTGGAGCATTCAGATCCACAAAGGTCAGCTGGAGATGGTGAAGAAAGCTGCCTCTGAG tacaATGCTCCGCTGGTCTTCCTGCCTGTCCACAAGTCTCACATCGACTACCTTCTCATCACCTTCATCCTTTTCTGTCACAACATCAAAGCCCCGCACATTGCAGCTGGCAACAATCTCAACATCCCCATCTTCAG cACGTTGATTCGCAAACTGGGAGGATTCTTCATTCGCCGTAAACTGGATGAGACGCCAGACGGAAAGAAAGATGTTCTTTATAGAGCTCTGTTATGTGCG TACACAGAGGAGTtgttgcagcagcagcagtttttGGAGGTTTATCTAGAGGGCACACGTTCTCGCAGCGGAAAGCCGTCTCCTGCACGTGCTGGCATACTGTCCATCGTGGTGGACACCTTGTGTGCCGGTGCCATTCCAGATGTGCTCATCGTGCCTGTTGGCATCTCCTATGACCGCATTATTGAGGGCAACTACAACAGCGAGCAGCTG gGAAAGCCCAAGAAGAATGAGAGCCTGTGGGGAGTGGCCTGTGGTGTGTGGAGAATGCTCCGGAAGAACTATGGCTGTGTGCGTGTGGACTTCACTCAGCCTTTCTCTCTCAAG GAGTATCTTGACACGCAGCGCAGTCGAAATCTGCCAGCCCCACTGACTCTAGAGCAGATCCTCATCCCAACCATCATCGCAGCTCG GCCAGATGAGGCTGTGTTTaatagagaagaagaagaacacccGGATTCCAGAGAGCTGTCTGACGAGCCCTGGAGAAGGCAGGTCATCTCTAACCTGGCCAAGCACATTCTCTTCA CCGCCAACAAGTCCTCAGCAATCATGTCTACTCACATCGTGGCCTGTCTCCTGCTgtacagacacagacag gGTGTGTTGTTGTCCAAGCTGGTGGAGGACTTCTTCAACATGAAGGAAGAGATCCTTTCACGGGACTTTGACCTGGGTTTCTCAGGGAACTCTGAGGACGTGGTGATGCATGCGCTCAACCTGCTGGGAAACTGTGTGAACGTGACCAGCACTAACAGGAACACCGAGTTCATCATTGCCCCAAGAAACACTGTGCCAGCGCTCTTTGAGCTCAATTTCTACAGCAATGGCCTCTTTCACGTCTTCATTGCTGATGCCATCATAG CTTGCAGTGCTCTGGCTATGCTGAGGGAACAGGTCACAGAAGGTGAATTCGGCACCTCCTCCACTCTGCTCAGCCAAGAGAGACTCATCTGCAGAGCAGCAGGGCTCTCCCACTTCCTCTCCAATGAGGTGATTGTCGCCTTG CCTTGTCAGACTGTCTACCAGGTCTTCCATGATGCCGTGACCAGACTGATCCAGTATGGAGTGCTGATTGTTGCTGAT GTGGATCAGGAGGAGCTGAGCCCCTCAGAGGAACCCTGGCCTAAGAAGTTCCCAGAGCCTCTGTCCTGGAGGAGCGATGAGGAGGACGAGGACAGTGACTTTGGAGAGGAGCAAAGGGACAGGTATCTGAAG GTTAGCCCATCCTCTGAACACCAGGAGTATTTCACCTTTATGCAGCGAGTGCTCAGCCCAGTGCTGGAAGCCTACACCGGGGCAGCCATTTTTGTACACAGCCTGCTCTCGCccatgacagagagagagtacacACAGAAGCTCTTCAAATACCTACTCACGCGCACTGAGAAAGGGGTGGCAGCCTATG GAGAGAGCGCTACACACTACCTCGTGAAAAACACAgtcaaaacatttaaagaactGGCG gtgcTAAAGGAGCGCTGTGAGAATGGTGTGTGTCGTCTGGAGCTGAGCACTACGTTCCAAACTCAGGCCAACAGGAACAAGCTCCTGCAGTACATCCTGGGCTTCAGCCTGCTGTGA
- the gpam gene encoding glycerol-3-phosphate acyltransferase 1, mitochondrial isoform X2, with the protein MFARNVVDNVLNSARVQSAIKEVAAETKTDQKAVSKVRQKARGFLQEMVANISPSLIRLTGWTLLKLFNGFFWSIQIHKGQLEMVKKAASEYNAPLVFLPVHKSHIDYLLITFILFCHNIKAPHIAAGNNLNIPIFSTLIRKLGGFFIRRKLDETPDGKKDVLYRALLCAYTEELLQQQQFLEVYLEGTRSRSGKPSPARAGILSIVVDTLCAGAIPDVLIVPVGISYDRIIEGNYNSEQLGKPKKNESLWGVACGVWRMLRKNYGCVRVDFTQPFSLKEYLDTQRSRNLPAPLTLEQILIPTIIAARPDEAVFNREEEEHPDSRELSDEPWRRQVISNLAKHILFTANKSSAIMSTHIVACLLLYRHRQGVLLSKLVEDFFNMKEEILSRDFDLGFSGNSEDVVMHALNLLGNCVNVTSTNRNTEFIIAPRNTVPALFELNFYSNGLFHVFIADAIIACSALAMLREQVTEGEFGTSSTLLSQERLICRAAGLSHFLSNEVIVALPCQTVYQVFHDAVTRLIQYGVLIVADVDQEELSPSEEPWPKKFPEPLSWRSDEEDEDSDFGEEQRDRYLKVSPSSEHQEYFTFMQRVLSPVLEAYTGAAIFVHSLLSPMTEREYTQKLFKYLLTRTEKGVAAYGESATHYLVKNTVKTFKELAVLKERCENGVCRLELSTTFQTQANRNKLLQYILGFSLL; encoded by the exons ATGTTCGCCCGCAATGTGGTGGACAATGTCCTCAACAGCGCCAG GGTGCAGAGCGCAATAAAGGAGGTGGCAGCAGAGACAAAAACAGACCAGAAGGCCGTGAGTAAAGTGAGGCAGAAGGCCAGAGGCTTTCTGCAAGAAATGGTGGCCAACATCTCACCTAGCCTCATCAG GTTGACAGGATGGACGTTGTTGAAGCTGTTTAATGGCTTCTTCTGGAGCATTCAGATCCACAAAGGTCAGCTGGAGATGGTGAAGAAAGCTGCCTCTGAG tacaATGCTCCGCTGGTCTTCCTGCCTGTCCACAAGTCTCACATCGACTACCTTCTCATCACCTTCATCCTTTTCTGTCACAACATCAAAGCCCCGCACATTGCAGCTGGCAACAATCTCAACATCCCCATCTTCAG cACGTTGATTCGCAAACTGGGAGGATTCTTCATTCGCCGTAAACTGGATGAGACGCCAGACGGAAAGAAAGATGTTCTTTATAGAGCTCTGTTATGTGCG TACACAGAGGAGTtgttgcagcagcagcagtttttGGAGGTTTATCTAGAGGGCACACGTTCTCGCAGCGGAAAGCCGTCTCCTGCACGTGCTGGCATACTGTCCATCGTGGTGGACACCTTGTGTGCCGGTGCCATTCCAGATGTGCTCATCGTGCCTGTTGGCATCTCCTATGACCGCATTATTGAGGGCAACTACAACAGCGAGCAGCTG gGAAAGCCCAAGAAGAATGAGAGCCTGTGGGGAGTGGCCTGTGGTGTGTGGAGAATGCTCCGGAAGAACTATGGCTGTGTGCGTGTGGACTTCACTCAGCCTTTCTCTCTCAAG GAGTATCTTGACACGCAGCGCAGTCGAAATCTGCCAGCCCCACTGACTCTAGAGCAGATCCTCATCCCAACCATCATCGCAGCTCG GCCAGATGAGGCTGTGTTTaatagagaagaagaagaacacccGGATTCCAGAGAGCTGTCTGACGAGCCCTGGAGAAGGCAGGTCATCTCTAACCTGGCCAAGCACATTCTCTTCA CCGCCAACAAGTCCTCAGCAATCATGTCTACTCACATCGTGGCCTGTCTCCTGCTgtacagacacagacag gGTGTGTTGTTGTCCAAGCTGGTGGAGGACTTCTTCAACATGAAGGAAGAGATCCTTTCACGGGACTTTGACCTGGGTTTCTCAGGGAACTCTGAGGACGTGGTGATGCATGCGCTCAACCTGCTGGGAAACTGTGTGAACGTGACCAGCACTAACAGGAACACCGAGTTCATCATTGCCCCAAGAAACACTGTGCCAGCGCTCTTTGAGCTCAATTTCTACAGCAATGGCCTCTTTCACGTCTTCATTGCTGATGCCATCATAG CTTGCAGTGCTCTGGCTATGCTGAGGGAACAGGTCACAGAAGGTGAATTCGGCACCTCCTCCACTCTGCTCAGCCAAGAGAGACTCATCTGCAGAGCAGCAGGGCTCTCCCACTTCCTCTCCAATGAGGTGATTGTCGCCTTG CCTTGTCAGACTGTCTACCAGGTCTTCCATGATGCCGTGACCAGACTGATCCAGTATGGAGTGCTGATTGTTGCTGAT GTGGATCAGGAGGAGCTGAGCCCCTCAGAGGAACCCTGGCCTAAGAAGTTCCCAGAGCCTCTGTCCTGGAGGAGCGATGAGGAGGACGAGGACAGTGACTTTGGAGAGGAGCAAAGGGACAGGTATCTGAAG GTTAGCCCATCCTCTGAACACCAGGAGTATTTCACCTTTATGCAGCGAGTGCTCAGCCCAGTGCTGGAAGCCTACACCGGGGCAGCCATTTTTGTACACAGCCTGCTCTCGCccatgacagagagagagtacacACAGAAGCTCTTCAAATACCTACTCACGCGCACTGAGAAAGGGGTGGCAGCCTATG GAGAGAGCGCTACACACTACCTCGTGAAAAACACAgtcaaaacatttaaagaactGGCG gtgcTAAAGGAGCGCTGTGAGAATGGTGTGTGTCGTCTGGAGCTGAGCACTACGTTCCAAACTCAGGCCAACAGGAACAAGCTCCTGCAGTACATCCTGGGCTTCAGCCTGCTGTGA